The following coding sequences lie in one Lolium perenne isolate Kyuss_39 chromosome 2, Kyuss_2.0, whole genome shotgun sequence genomic window:
- the LOC127331374 gene encoding uncharacterized protein, whose product MEPPAARKWPGQGVLTRALLLGVAALALRLLYGAFVAVGGGWAPYPAVPATAVVARRTHVQAGSPEAWRSHDWRRAVDFHAEVLGRHLADGLLDTSSRAVCLGGAQEALALRELGVPGTVAVAKKRSPPLAVAGDDRRLPFPSSSVDFVFAGRALDTSKHPSDLAGEAARILKPEAHLVVLTSSAGDAYSHRSLQALFPSLQLLRSREINGPDGSALRELVFQKLNATPASTATHNSASTNCTIGDHKLHLLTRAEPLIQEEPLKPWLTLKRNIQNIKYLPELADIGFKRRYVYVDVGARSYGSSIGSWFRKQYPKQNHTFEVFAIEADPAFHPEYATRKGVTLLPYAAWVKNETLSFEINGDPGKEDEAKASGRGMGRIRPTAGKKMSGKVRSVPAFDFAEWLKQTVSEQDYVVMKMDVEGTEFDLIPRLFDTGAICLVDEVFLECHYNRWQKCCPGERSPKYQNTYEECLELFSSLRESGVLVHQWF is encoded by the coding sequence ATGGAGCCGCCGGCGGCGCGGAAGTGGCCCGGGCAGGGCGTCctcacgcgcgcgctcctcctcggCGTCGCCGCCCTCGCGCTCCGCCTGCTCTACGGGGCCTTCGTCGCCGTCGGCGGCGGCTGGGCGCCCTACCCGGCCGTGCCCGCCACCGCCGTAGTCGCCAGGAGGACCCACGTCCAGGCCGGGTCGCCGGAGGCGTGGCGCAGCCACGACTGGCGCAGGGCCGTGGACTTCCACGCCGAGGTCCTCGGCCGGCACCTCGCCGACGGCCTCCTCGACACGTCCTCCCGCGCCGTCTGCCTCGGCGGCGCGCAGGAGGCGCTCGCGCTGCGGGAGCTCGGCGTGCCCGGCACCGTCGCCGTGGCCAAGAAGCGCTCGCCGCCGctcgccgtcgccggggacgACCGCCGCCTCCCCTTCCCGTCCTCCTCCGTCGACTTCGTGTTCGCCGGCCGCGCGCTCGACACCTCCAAACACCCATCCGACCTCGCCGGCGAGGCCGCGCGGATCTTAAAGCCGGAGGCTCATCTCGTCGTGCTCACCTCCAGCGCCGGGGACGCCTACAGCCACCGCTCGCTCCAAGCGCTCTTCCCATCCTTGCAGTTACTCCGATCTCGCGAGATCAACGGCCCCGACGGGTCCGCCCTCCGGGAACTGGTCTTCCAGAAGCTTAACGccactccggcgtccaccgcaacTCACAATTCAGCCAGCACCAACTGCACGATCGGGGATCACAAGCTCCACCTCCTGACGCGCGCCGAGCCGCTGATCCAGGAAGAGCCGCTGAAGCCGTGGCTCACGCTGAAGCGGAACATCCAGAACATCAAGTACCTCCCCGAGCTGGCCGACATCGGCTTCAAGCGCCGGTACGTGTACGTCGACGTCGGCGCGCGCAGCTACGGGTCCAGCATTGGCAGCTGGTTCCGGAAGCAGTACCCCAAGCAGAACCACACGTTCGAGGTGTTCGCCATTGAGGCCGACCCGGCGTTCCACCCTGAGTATGCCACGAGGAAGGGGGTCACATTGCTTCCGTACGCCGCCTGGGTCAAGAATGAGACGCTCAGCTTCGAGATCAATGGTGATCCTGGGAAGGAGGATGAGGCTAAGGCCAGTGGCCGTGGCATGGGGCGCATCCGTCCCACGGCCGGTAAGAAGATGTCCGGCAAGGTGCGGAGTGTGCCGGCATTTGATTTTGCCGAGTGGTTGAAGCAGACGGTTTCGGAACAGGACtatgtggtgatgaagatggatgtGGAGGGCACGGAGTTTGACCTGATCCCAAGGCTTTTCGACACGGGCGCAATATGCTTGGTCGACGAGGTGTTCCTCGAGTGCCATTACAACCGGTGGCAAAAGTGCTGCCCTGGCGAGCGGTCGCCCAAGTATCAGAACACCTACGAGGAGTGTTTGGAGCTGTTCAGCTCGCTCCGGGAGAGCGGTGTTCTTGTGCATCAGTGGTTTTGA